The Myxococcales bacterium nucleotide sequence GTTACCGTCGCCGAACAGTCGCACTGTTGAGGTCGATTACGCGGACAAAAATATGCTGACGCGCGTGTTGACTGATGAGCGTCCGGATTACCTTTTCCATGTGGCAGGCGCGACAAAGGGTCGTACATATATCGATTTTCGTGAGGCCAACGTCACCCCCACCGCTAACCTCTATCACGCTGCGAAAGAGGGCTGTCCCAATCTCAAGCGCTTCGTACTGACCTCCTCGCTCGCGGCTTTTGGTCCATCCGATCGACACTGGCGTCACAACGGAGAGACGCAACCAAGGCCCATCGAGTATTACGGGCAAAGCAAGCTTGAAGCGGAGCGGGCGCTCACAAACGACTTGGCCCTTCCATGGACGATTGTTCGTCCCGGCGGGGTCTATGGGCCTGGAGATGTGGATTATTTTACGCTTTTTAAATCCATACACCGCGGACTCAACGTATTTTTTGGAAATCGCGAGCGGCTATTTTCCGCCGTGTTCGTGGATGATTTTATCCGTGCACTGATCCAGTCAGCACAAAGCCCGAACAGTGTTGGGAAAGGGTATTTCATTTGTGATGGCTCGCCGGTGAGCTGGGAGGCCTTCCAGCGCCGCATCGTTGAGGTCTCAGGCAAGCGTGTGCGCGAGCTCGATTTGCCAG carries:
- a CDS encoding NAD-dependent epimerase/dehydratase family protein, whose amino-acid sequence is MSGASSAPRGRIGEEIMSVELPGKAMITGASGFIGGRLRDTLAAGGTEVVALRRRGSLPSPNSRTVEVDYADKNMLTRVLTDERPDYLFHVAGATKGRTYIDFREANVTPTANLYHAAKEGCPNLKRFVLTSSLAAFGPSDRHWRHNGETQPRPIEYYGQSKLEAERALTNDLALPWTIVRPGGVYGPGDVDYFTLFKSIHRGLNVFFGNRERLFSAVFVDDFIRALIQSAQSPNSVGKGYFICDGSPVSWEAFQRRIVEVSGKRVRELDLPETLVYLSAWGGELLTRFDGKPRLFNRQKARMGAQSAWTCDHGEARKDFGYTPRVMMPEGVERTYVWYQSQGWL